In one Diceros bicornis minor isolate mBicDic1 chromosome 2, mDicBic1.mat.cur, whole genome shotgun sequence genomic region, the following are encoded:
- the PRR23E gene encoding LOW QUALITY PROTEIN: proline-rich protein 23E (The sequence of the model RefSeq protein was modified relative to this genomic sequence to represent the inferred CDS: inserted 1 base in 1 codon; deleted 2 bases in 2 codons; substituted 1 base at 1 genomic stop codon): protein MLDKEQIEPSGVGCGTVVFAGEESAGLTPPPPRARPPARGPAPPPRSLAAASPELGAGPRGLVEAKTKACPADATASKEQAAQNTLRASQISEEAHVTPAAPQPWAPAGSACGSCACVGAQPVTDPACRPGMRTPCFVHSWTGCPVPWTHTWAPFGGHLWMGHPPPAASAPSVWPSGVSSFDPHVGSEHLATLASSVFPYSMGPQPXYSSGPPAPSRDAPGHCTQVGWRTPASSALPAAVGVPSRGASHLKRRQAPPSEWAPWFSIWAPAPSSSPELRPLPPPPNVDPQPGPRCSRXPQPPCRACHCLLEL, encoded by the exons ATGTTGGATAAAGAACAAATTGAGCCGAGCGGCGTGGGGTGCGGGACGGTCGTCTTCGCTGGTGAAGAGTCCGCAGGCCTCACGCCACCGCCACCCCG agcccgcccgcccgcccgcggccCTGCGCCTCCACCACGCAGCCTCGCGGCAGCCTCGCCGGAGCTGGGGGCTGGGCCTCGGGGGCTCGTAGAGGCCAAGACCAAGGCGTGTCCGGCAG ATGCAACTGCATCTAAGGAACAAGCAGCGCAGAACACCCTCCGCGCATCCCAGATCTCAGAGGAAGCCCAC GTGACTCCAGCTGCCCCACAGCCCTGGGCACCTGCGGGCTCTGCCTGTGGCTCCTGTGCCTGTGTGGGAGCCCAGCCTGTAACCGACCCTGCCTGCCGGCCTGGCATGAGGACCCCCTGTTTCGTCCACTCCTGGACGGGGTGCCCGGTCCCTTGGACTCACACTTGGGCC CCCTTTGGTGGTCATCTCTGGATGGGGCATCCCCCTCCAGCTGCCTCAGCACCTTCAGTCTGGCCTTCGGGTGTCTCCAGCTTTGATCCCCACGTGGGAAGCGAGCACCTGGCCACCTTGGCCTCCAGTGTATTTCCTTACTCCATGGGACCCCAGC CGTACTCCTCAGGCCCTCCAGCTCCGAGCAGGGACGCCCCTGGCCACTGTACCCAGGTGGGATGGCGGACTCCAGCCAGCTCAGCCCTCCCGGCTGCAGTGGGGGTGCCGTCCAGAGGAGCTTCTCACTTGAAGAGGCGCCAGGCCCCTCCATCAGAGTGGGCTCCCTGGTTCAGCATTTGGGCACCTGCGCCATCCTCCAGCCCAGAGCTCcgccctctgccccctccccccaatgTGGACCCCCAGCCTGGTCCCCGATGCTCCCGCTAACCCCAGCCACCCTGCAGGGCCTGCCACTGCCTCTTAGAGCTCTGA